From a single Sphaeramia orbicularis chromosome 4, fSphaOr1.1, whole genome shotgun sequence genomic region:
- the fndc9 gene encoding fibronectin type III domain-containing protein 9 translates to MGVAVYNISATSARVTWPKSPSCLDTFYSVMYDPNWNSLLMGYKRKSFMHEERIPVSQTSTHLANLLPQTAYFLCVTCQAANPVRDQCQVFSTLSESSDGHDRAGWELAMGVWLTCCILLLVIAGILLWGCLHTICSLPSQAAEGCSAMTDANHQDMSGSGHLYTPSSSEDSSNHAPIIQTPLIPPQTTGHIITQDHELRTLAKLSGSEPV, encoded by the coding sequence ATGGGAGTTGCAGTCTACAACATCTCTGCCACCTCGGCCCGTGTGACGTGGCCCAAATCCCCGAGCTGCCTCGACACCTTCTACAGTGTCATGTATGACCCCAACTGGAACAGCCTGCTGATGGGCTACAAGCGCAAGAGCTTCATGCACGAGGAGCGAATCCCTGTCAGCCAAACCAGCACACACCTGGCCAACCTCCTGCCCCAGACCGCCTACTTCCTATGTGTGACATGCCAAGCCGCCAATCCAGTTCGGGACCAGTGCCAGGTGTTCAGCACTCTGAGTGAAAGCAGTGATGGTCATGACAGAGCCGGCTGGGAGCTTGCCATGGGCGTCTGGCTGACCTGCTGCATCTTGCTCCTGGTAATCGCGGGCATCCTGTTGTGGGGATGTCTCCACACCATCTGCTCCCTCCCAAGTCAAGCTGCCGAGGGCTGCTCTGCGATGACTGATGCTAACCATCAAGATATGTCCGGATCTGGACACCTCTACACTCCCAGCAGCAGCGAGGACAGCTCCAATCACGCCCCCATTATACAAACCCCCCTGATCCCACCGCAGACCACCGGCCACATAATTACCCAAGACCATGAGCTGAGGACGCTCGCTAAGCTGTCTGGTAGCGAGCCAGTATAA